From the genome of Colletotrichum higginsianum IMI 349063 chromosome 4, whole genome shotgun sequence, one region includes:
- a CDS encoding Sphingolipid long chain base-responsive protein LSP1, with product MHRTYSMRQTRAPTASQLQNPPPPPSTTKSGRLFRGGFGHALRHKSAGAFGPDLAKKLSQLVKMEKNVMRSLEQVARERMEVAQQLSIWGEACDEDVSDVTDKLGVLLYEIGELEDQYVDRYDQYRVTIKSIRNIEASVQPSRDRKQKITDQIAQLKYKEPNSPKIVVLEQELVRAEAESLVAEAQLSNITREKIKAAYTYQFDALREHCEKVAIIAGYGKHLLELIDDTPVTPGETRAAYDGYEASKAIIQDCEDALTSWVTSQAAVSSKLSTRARTLSTRRRNNIRARAEGGHDLSGQDAPLNDDSSWTPAHNKEAEYTDEEEEDDDIHHSVTGTDDGLNGEIRGRQHESIVA from the exons ATGCATCGCACATACTCCATGCGCCAGACAAGAGCGCCCACCGCCTCTCAACTCCAG AAccctcccccgcctccctCTACCACAAAGTCCGGTCGCCTGTTTCGTGGTGGCTTTG GCCATGCCCTCCGCCACAAGTCTGCCGGTGCTTTCGGGCCAGACCTCGCCAAGAAGCTGTCACAGttggtgaagatggagaagaaTGTTATGCGCAGCCTTGAACAAGTGGCTAGAGAGCGTATGGAAGTGGCT CAACAACTCTCAATATGGGGCGAGGCTTGCGACGAAGACGTGTCCGATGTCACCGACAAGCTCGGCGTTCTTCTCTACGAGATTGGTGAGCTTGAAGACCAATACGTCGACCGATACGACCAATACCGTGTGACAATCAAGAGTATCCGCAACATTGAGGCTTCGGTACAACCGAGCCGAGACC GTAAACAAAAGATCACCGACCAGATTGCCCAGCTCAAATACAAGGAGCCCAACTCCCCCAAGattgtcgtcctcgagcaggaACTTGTTCGCGCCGAAGCCGAGTCGCTGGTTGCCGAGGCCCAACTGTCCAACATCACGCGCGAAAAGATCAAAGCCGCGTACACCTATCAGTTCGACGCTTTGAGAGAACACTGTGAGAAGGTTGCTATCATCGCCGGGTACGGAAAGCATCTGCTCGAGCTCATTGATGACACACCTGTAACCCCGGGCGAGACTCGTGCGGCTTACGACGGTTATGAGGCTAGCAAGGCCATCATTCAGGATTGTGAGGATGCCCTAACCAGCTGGGTTACATCTCAAGCCGCCGTTTCCTCCAAATTGTCCACTCGCGCGCGCACTCTGTCGACACGCCGTAGGAACAACATCAGAGCGCGTGCCGAGGGAGGCCACGATTTGTCCGGGCAGGATGCTCCTTTGAATGACGACTCGTCATGGACGCCTGCACACAACAAAGAGGCGGAGTACacggatgaggaggaagaggatgatgataTTCACCATTCCGTCACCGGGACCGATGACGGCTTGAATGGCGAAATCAGAGGACGTCAACACGAGAGCATCGTGGCATGA
- a CDS encoding DNA excision repair protein has product MGVNGLWTVVQPCARPTNLATLNRKRLAVDASIWIYQFLKAVRDKEGNALRNSHVVGFFRRICKLLWFGIKPVFVFDGGAPTLKRQTIQGRKQRREGRREDAVRTAGKLLAVQMQRLAEEEDERRKRDAERGIRREREEPQEEIPDADTIVYVDEVGMSQQERQRTRKFFKQDAYHLPELDGDIASMAKADDPRIMSIEELEEYARQFHDGEDVNLYDFSKIDFDGEFFQSLPAADRYNILNAARLRSRLRLGLSKEQLDEMFPDRMAFSRFQIERVRERNNLTQRLMKEAGMTGLDLTLTGGGRIAGEKDREYILVKNDGAEGGWALGVVSKEKDLGEAHKPIDVDALDFQFQKKENAEGSDEDDFEDVPVEGLNRLPKLSSIAARMTPRETALQSQHSHGNRGEAEFNDNDDLFEEEEQSLFVGGDGPETQDPGRSNVQSDRGMHPEEEDDINRAIAMSLRNQHGKDATNSDEEEQFEDVGMDAPTWKQKAVEELKPITARSGRMVAHIVNNRSTAAVSRRRQNSASSDDDEMDLQTALKASRQTKRAQPKPSVPNVKNPFDGPLPFPKLAWGPSIFSTKAQSKKPEDMGPAKGLAQRAQKPAQNSDDGEFGGGFVANGVDEEPAGEDNNEGGFEREPSEDRPKPLPPWMVDNMDIRESIKQQRQVDSEINTEDREAALEEERRLKRQKQNQLIEIQSSDDEDSDIEILDVPLTPKLAASQEGIGFANEMPSTATVSTAQLESPKKKESELATTPFEKADAASRRSTPSSEPDFEDVRPDDTGEYMEVTVTEVLDSPEPETQDVIGTAALQKPGSLEPAMKDITVDVERQNPTEEHELTFEELMDGPQLDDRNTAGDPVQDAEAAVFAESDNEFSDPEDEELFANLAQEAEEHARFASELNNKSERENKEAYERELKALRTQQKKDRRDADEVTQVMVTECQALLRLFGIPYITAPMEAEAQCAELVRMSLVDGIVTDDSDCFLFGGTRIYKNMFNSNKFVECYLGSDLEKELSLSREQLIAIAQLLGSDYTEGLPGVGPVTAVEILSEFTGKDGLERFKEWWQDVQMNNRPKEADAGSPFRRKFRKSQATKLFLPTGFPNPAVTDAYLRPEVDSSPEHFQWGVPDLEGLRQFLMATIGWSKERTDEVLVPVIRDMNKRDIEGTQANITRYFEGTVGVGARDAFAPRQKGTTSKRMADAVSRLRANANGAQAVEQEDSSTSAAPAKITGKRKDRVRTAVPGEDEDEFVDDAEGGQPEQGVRQTRARRGKKAKASE; this is encoded by the coding sequence ATGGGTGTGAACGGCCTTTGGACGGTTGTGCAGCCCTGCGCGCGCCCAACGAACCTCGCGACTCTTAACCGAAAGCgcctcgccgttgacgccTCCATCTGGATATACCAGTTTCTCAAAGCCGTACGTGACAAAGAGGGCAACGCGCTGCGCAACTCTcacgtcgtcggcttcttccgCCGCATCTGCAAGCTCCTGTGGTTCGGCATCAAGCCCGTCTTCGTTTTCGACGGTGGCGCTCCGACTCTCAAGCGCCAGACGATTCAGGGCCGCAAGCAGCGCCGCGAGGGCCGCAGAGAAGATGCAGTCCGCACAGCTGGGAAACTGCTCGCTGTGCAGATGCAGCGGCTTgcagaggaggaagacgagaggAGGAAGCGCGATGCGGAAAGGGGTATTCGGAGAGAACGAGAAGAGCCCCAGGAGGAAATACCCGATGCGGACACGATTGTCTACGTTGACGAAGTCGGCATGTCCCAGCAGGAGAGACAGCGGACGCGGAAATTCTTCAAGCAGGACGCGTACCACTTGCCCGAACTTGACGGCGACATCGCGTCCATGGCCAAGGCGGACGATCCCAGAATCATGAGCATCGAAGAGCTGGAGGAGTATGCCCGACAGTTCCACGATGGAGAGGATGTCAACCTCTACGATTTCAGCAAGATCGATTTTGACGGCGAGTTCTTCCAAAGTTTGCCTGCGGCAGACAGATACAACATCCTAAACGCAGCCAGATTGCGAAGCCGCCTCAGATTGGGATTGAGCAAAGAGCAACTGGATGAAATGTTCCCGGATCGCATGGCATTCTCGAGGTTCCAGATCGAAAGGGTTCGCGAGAGAAACAACCTGACGCAGCGCCTCATGAAGGAAGCCGGCATGACTGGCCTGGATCTTACCTTGACAGGCGGTGGAAGGATTGCTGGTGAGAAAGACAGGGAGTACATCCTGGTGAAGAACGACGGAGCGGAGGGCGGGTGGGCGCTGGGTGTCGTGAGCAAGGAAAAGGATCTGGGCGAGGCCCATAAACCCATCGATGTCGATGCCCTGGATTTCCAGTTTCAGAAAAAGGAGAATGCTGAGGGGTCTGATGAAGACGATTTCGAAGACGTCCCAGTCGAGGGCCTGAACCGACTTCCCAAATTGTCGTCGATTGCGGCCAGAATGACACCCCGAGAGACGGCTCTTCAAAGCCAACACTCTCATGGCAACAGAGGAGAGGCCGAAttcaacgacaacgacgacttGTTCGAAGAGGAAGAACAAAGTCTGTttgttggcggcgatggcccTGAAACACAAGATCCAGGCCGGTCCAACGTCCAAAGTGACAGGGGGATGCACcctgaagaggaggatgataTCAACCGTGCAATAGCGATGTCCTTACGGAATCAGCACGGCAAGGATGCAACGAACTCGGATGAAGAGGAACAGTTTGAAGACGTGGGAATGGATGCCCCGACTTGGAAACaaaaggccgtcgaggagcttAAGCCAATCACCGCAAGGAGTGGCCGCATGGTGGCTCACATTGTCAATAATAGGTCTACGGCTGCCGTCTCGAGGAGACGGCAAAACAGTGCAagcagcgacgacgatgaaaTGGACCTGCAGACTGCTCTGAAGGCGTCCCGGCAGACGAAAAGAGCCCAGCCGAAGCCGTCAGTCCCCAACGTCAAGAACCCTTTCGACGGTCCGTTGCCGTTCCCTAAACTCGCATGGGGTCCTTCGATTTTCTCAACAAAGGCACAATCCAAGAAGCCTGAAGATATGGGGCCAGCGAAAGGGCTTGCGCAAAGAGCGCAGAAGCCAGCGCAGAATAGCGATGATGGCGAGTTTGGCGGCGGCTTTGTAGCAAACGGTGTTGATGAAGAGCCAGCCGGCGAAGATAACAATGAAGGCGGGTTCGAGAGAGAGCCGTCCGAAGACCGACCCAAGCCACTGCCTCCATGGATGGTGGACAACATGGATATTCGGGAATCGATAAAGCAACAACGACAGGTGGACAGCGAGATCAACACAGAAGACAGGGAGGCGGCCCTGGAAGAGGAACGTCGGCTTAAGCGCCAGAAGCAAAACCAACTCATCGAAATCCAGTCgtccgatgacgaggataGCGATATAGAGATACTTGACGTGCCGCTAACGCCGAAGTTGGCTGCCTCTCAGGAGGGTATTGGTTTCGCCAACGAAATGCCATCGACGGCTACTGTCTCGACCGCTCAACTTGAgtcgccgaagaagaaggaatCAGAATTAGCAACTACACCCTTTGAGAAGGCAGATGCTGCGTCACGGAGGTCCACACCGTCTTCTGAACCCGATTTCGAAGACGTCCGACCGGACGATACCGGCGAATATATGGAAGTCACCGTCACGGAAGTGCTCGACTCCCCAGAACCAGAAACCCAAGATGTCATAGGTACTGCGGCGCTCCAGAAGCCTGGTTCTTTGGAACCAGCCATGAAGGATATTACTGTCGATGTAGAACGGCAGAACCCGACAGAAGAACACGAGCTCACCTTTGAGGAACTCATGGACGGGCCCCAATTGGACGATCGCAATACGGCAGGCGATCCTGTGCAGGATGCAGAGGCTGCTGTGTTCGCCGAGAGCGATAACGAGTTTAGCGACCCGGAGGATGAAGAGCTATTTGCCAACCTCGCACAGGAAGCGGAGGAGCACGCCCGCTTTGCCAGCGAGCTGAACAACAAGTCAGAGCGCGAGAACAAAGAGGCTTACGAGAGAGAACTCAAGGCGCTTCGTACGCAACAGAAAAAGGATCGCCGGGACGCCGATGAGGTTACGCAGGTCATGGTCACCGAGTGCCAAGCCCTGCTCCGTCTCTTTGGTATCCCCTACATCACCGCGCCGATGGAGGCCGAAGCGCAGTGTGCAGAGCTCGTGCGGATGTCTCTAGTGGATGGCATCGTCACTGACGACTCTGATTGCTTCCTCTTCGGCGGCACGCGCATCTACAAGAATATGTTCAACAGCAACAAGTTTGTCGAGTGCTACCTCGGCTCGGACCTCGAAAAGGAGCTCTCCCTGTCACGTGAGCagctcatcgccatcgcccaaCTTCTGGGGTCGGATTACACAGAGGGCCTGCCCGGTGTCGGTCCCGTTACGGCCGTGGAGATACTCTCAGAGTTCACCGGCAAGGACGGCCTTGAGAGGTTTAAGGAATGGTGGCAGGACGTGCAGATGAACAACCGTCCCAAAGAGGCGGACGCGGGGTCACCATTCCGCCGTAAGTTCCGCAAATCGCAGGCCACGAAGCTCTTCCTCCCCACGGGGTTCCCTAACCCGGCCGTCACGGACGCTTACCTCCGCCCAGAGGTCGACAGCAGCCCCGAACACTTTCAGTGGGGCGTGCCGGACCTCGAAGGCCTGCGGCAATTTTTGATGGCGACGATCGGGTGGAGCAAGGAGCGCACCGACGAGGTGCTCGTACCCGTCATCCGAGACATGAATAAGCGAGACATTGAAGGCACGCAGGCTAATATCACGCGGTATTTTGAGGGTACTGTGGGCGTTGGCGCGAGGGATGCCTTTGCGCCGAGGCAGAAGGGGACGACGAGCAAGCGGATGGCGGACGCTGTGAGTAGGCTGAGGGCAAACGCCAACGGCGCGCAGGCCGTGGAGCAGGAAGACTCTTctacgtcggcggcgccggccaagATTAcggggaagagaaaggaTAGAGTCAGGACTGCGGTGCCTGgtgaggacgaagacgagtTTGTCGATGATGCTGAGGGAGGACAGCCGGAGCAGGGTGTCCGGCAAACGAGAGCCCGTCgggggaagaaggccaaggcaTCCGAGTAG
- a CDS encoding LSM domain-containing protein, translating into MSVQCVPRCAVIFLRTTQRYQKSNAHHCDQGAAMEKEEGRGFLTSLLNKNLRILVTDGRMFLGQFKCTDPDRNVVLAHAYEYRQPSAQQRAELSRQTTDGSGTVTIDMTSRYLGLVVVPGQYIVKIEVEEFASQIRGQNPYADVVI; encoded by the exons ATGAGCGTGCAATGCGTCCCGAGGTGTGCCGTCATCTTCTTACGAACAACTCAAAGATACCAAAAGAGCAATGCGCATCATTGCGACCAAGGAGCTGCCatggaaaaagaagagggaagaggTTTCTTGACCTCTCTTCTTAACAAAAACCTGCGCATCCTCGTCACTGATGGCCGCATGTTCTTGGGCCAGTTCAAGTGCACAGATCCG GACCGAAATGTCGTTCTAGCACACGCCTACGAGTACCGTCAGCCGTCCGCGCAACAGCGAGCTGAACTATCCCGGCAAACCACCGATGGATCAGGCACCGTTACGATAGACATGACATCCCGGTATCTGGGCTTGGTGGTCGTTCCGGGACAGTACATCGTCAAGATCGAGGTGGAGGAGTTTGCAAGCCAAATCAGGGGTCAGAACCCATACGCAGATGTTGTCATTTAA